CAAAAACAAGACATTGTTCACCTCGACAGCAAATTCAACAAAAATGGAGTGAAAAAGGCTGCAAGGGATGTACACTTCACATCCGGTGGTCGATAGACCACAAAACAGCAACCTTTACTCCTCTAAAGTTTAAGATATACCCCATACCAAGGTCAGTATCGACCTACAAGAAATTTGTGCTCAAACGCATTTGATATAGATAGCGACACCACATCTACCCCGTCGTCATCACAACCACGTTAATTGCGATCGCACCGAAACATAGTATAACCTGGCATAGAGTAAATGTCAGAAGGAGTGTTGGGAGCCGCGTTTCAGTTACACCAAATACATCTAACTCAAAGTCACTCACCAGGGCATTCATTCTTCAAACCCCGTATTGAACAATCGTATATTTAGGTGGGTGATTCTCAGATGATCTTTATACCCTGAGAGGGCAGGGAGTTTACCGAGAGATGCGGAGAACTTGGTGCTCACACAAGGAATGGGGATGGAGACTTCATCCTCGTCCTCAGGAACAAAACTAGACCCTGACGTGGCCTTATCCTGAGTGCACGGCGTCCAGACGCGAGTATAACGTCTTGTAATAGCATGCTGAAGTGAAACCCCTTCCGGTTTAAATGGATGCCATTTCGGAAGAGATCCCTCCTGCCGAAATAATAATTTACCTCTACAAAGTGACATAAGAATGTTTGCACATTAACTCCAACCGAGAAATAAAGTCTAACAGggctttttaatataaatcatgtcaaaaataatattgaaaactatttttgaattttaaaattttgttttcacagTGTAAAGCAGATTCGCCATGCTGTGAAGGACTCTTTCTTACTCTACCCTCCATTGTATCCAGGACCTTCCTTGTAAACTTTTCTCAGGTTGTTTGTCCctacatgaaaatgaattattggTAGGCTAGTTCCAATGTACTGCAATAATCTGCTATTAATATGCACTATCCTCCCTCGGGCACATTATCTTCCCTATCCACACAGTTTATACTTCTTCAGTATGGAAGAAGATAAGAATATAGGGAATAAAATTGTAGCGGTTTGATATTCTGGCAAGCTGAATCTACTGTTGGCCGATCGATGGTAGTCCTCTTCAATAGAGAGAGTTGTACTTATATGGTCGGCATGTAGGTACGGTGTACAATGTCGCATGTCGGTCGCAATCACCAGTGCAGTAGCAGTGTATCGGTTTGCAGATTCCTGACTCTCCTTCGCCCTCGACTCCAGTAGCACCATTTCCTCCTTCAGGAACTTCATGTCAGCCTTCAATAGGGAGAGTTGTACTTATATGGTCGGCATGTAGGTACGGTGTACAATGTCGCATGTCGGTCGCAATCACCAGTGCAGTAGCAGTGTATCGGTTTGCAGATTCCTGACTCTCCTTCGCCCTCGACTCCAGTAGCACCATTTCCACCTTCAGGAACTTCATGTCAGCCTTCAATATCTCCTTAGTAGTCAAACTCCACTTTCGTTCAACAGTCTAAGTAGCTAATTTATTCTCACTTTCTTCTCGTAGTCTGACTAGTTCTAAAGTTCACATCTTGATTAACAGAAGCTCATCACATTCTAGACTTTTCTCTTGCCGCTGTTTAAGCCTACACAGTTATGCACAGCAGTTGTTAGACTATGACTAAGTTTTTATAACTCTAGCCTACAGttagaattttctctttataAATCATTCAACTTGGCCATAACGGCTATTACAGGAAGAACAACCTTTCCTACAATGTCCTCCCCATACATAGCCACAATAGAGCGTAGTTCAGTAAGTTACCTAGAGGCTAGCTCGATCAGCTACCTCGTCGTCAATAAAAAATAAGCCATCAATAAAGTTTAACTATTCACTGAAGCGAATGGCACGAGTCATTTTATTGTGTAACTAATATGCTGTcgacaaattataaaattatatatttcagctaaattaaaatacttattgtaATTTGAGTAATATATGTAATCTTCATgaaattattaactaatacaatcaGTTCAAGTCAATTACATAactgtaataaaagttatttagaattaaaattagatatttgaTGCTCAGTGATATAAAACGAGCTCGTATGatggttaaattataaatatatgataaattaaacaataacaatacaattatattacaacgagcaataacatttaaaacaacataattaaatgattaaaactaGAATAGGTGCAGCCAAAAAAAGATATGCAGTCCGCGTGGGCCAATCTCGGTACTGTCGTCTTCACTCTGAGCTTCTACCGCTGATCTACATATGAAGGACTTGTTATGATAGTGTGTAAGTATATATTTCAACATTGGTCTCGCAATTACTTTATGTATCAGAGTGAGTTCAGGCATTTGCACTGGTCTGTCTTGTACTTGAACATCAGAATATAAATgaagttaaaaaacttttatgtatAACTCACATTACTTTATATGTCTTCATACTTATTGcttacataaaaagtattttaaccaACATACGAATAGAATCCTGATTTCACActagtgtaatttaattaaataatcacgAGGAAATATCAACTTTGCATCTAAGGGGTCAGCTGACCCCTACTACAACTAATCATTTGTTTGCTGAGTTttctttaacattaattttatgtcaaataatatcatgaaacaaataataagtagCATTGTTAGTCCTTTGACTATCTGCATAAACAAATGTCTGCTAGAGGGAAATTTTCCCAAGGAACTTAAAGTCTCTCGTGTCTGTCTGGTGTTTAAGAAAGGTCCTAAAGATAAAGCCAGAAAGTTTTCGTCCTGTTTCAATTGTTCCCATTTTCTCTAAAGTGTTTGAAATCATTATCCATGATTAGTTAAGTAGTTTCTTTGAAAGTCATTCTATTTTGTCTAAATTTCAATTTGGTTTCCGTAAAGGGAGAGCGACCATGGATGCCATAGAGGAATTGGTTTGCTAAGAGTTGTATGTGTTCGAGAACAGGCTCTTTGCTCAGGCAACTTTATGCAACCTCAGTAAGGCCTTCGACACAGTATGTCATAATGATTACTGAAGCTTGAATACTATGGTATACATGGATCTGCTCTGAGCCTTCTCAAATCCTATATTGATAGCCGCAGACAGAGAGTGTGTATCAATGGGGAGTGGTCACAGCATATTGAACTCGAGTTTGGAGTACTGTAgggaatttatagcatgaccggtgacttcgaaatgcgccgtaggcaaagacggaactaaagtggtggggggtggagcggctcagtctgttgccgtattcagccttgtgaacttcggtcaccagtcttctatacgtgccgccctaaaaacattcgcttgtgctaattcacgagttgtaatacaatttgtgaattaattgcgttgtgctcattacgttttaagtaaagagtttgtgatggatcgtaatgtaaaaagtaaaattggaggtagaaaggttatacacagccaaacaagagaagtgattgcaaatgtttaccattttatgaaacgggaagcagaaaccaacacacttataaatttgaagaaagttcaacagcgtgtcgtagaggcaactggaatttcagaAAGCACGCtcagacgaattttgaaggaggaaaaaaaataagtccaattggcaattcttttagcacgcccaacaaagtaagaaaacgcaaacatactaaaagtgatctggacaattttgatttgggtgtagttcgtagaacaataaataattttcatcgacaacaaGGCGAACGGCCTAcattgaaatcattattaaatgtgttaagggaaaaaatagattttaagggAAGTAAGTGGGcgcttacaaaaatattgaagaagttgGGATTCCGCTGGAAAAAAGCTACtaacaacagaaatattttaaccgaACGTTTCGACATCCATGAATTacgtattaagtatttaaaacgtttagcCGAGTATAGAAATCAAAAAAGGCAAATAGTGTACATGGATGAAACATATATTCACTCAACACACACCAAAACCAATGGTTGGACAGATGGTACCACTTCGGGACTGAAGACACCTCTAAGTAAAGGACAACGACTTATAATTGTTCACGCAGGCGGGGAAGGTGGATTTATTAACAATGCTCTACTTACGTTCAAATCAGGGAAGAAGTCAGGGGACTATCACGATGACAAGAACTACGAGAATTATGAAAGATGGGTAAACactaaattaattccaaatttgaaagataattctGTTGTTATGATAGATAACGCACCATATCACAACAAACAAGACGATCCTGCACCAACAACATCAAGCAGAAAGGCCGAAATGATTAAATGGCTTTCCGAGCGTAACATTGTTCACTCAAGCACTATGTTCAAACCCGAATTGTATAATCTTATACAAGCCTACAAGCCcacatacaaaaaatacaaaattgatgaaatattttctaaaagtggACACACTGTTTTGCGCCTGCCACCCTACCATCCAGATTTAAATCCAATTGAACTAATTTGGAGCCTACTTAAAGAAAGAGTAGCAAagaaaaatgtgacatttaatataaatacggtGGAACAATTGGTGAAGGAAACGTGTGATTCGATCACTCAAGAAGATTGGAGGAAAAGGTGTGATCATACGATATCTGTGGAACAAACTTATATGGAACTCGAATGTCAAATCGACGAAATGATAGAACGGATTGTTGTGAGACTCGGCGAGGACTCCAATAGTGACGAATGGGATGAAGAAAGTGGCAGTGACGAAGACAGGGAACCTATCGTTGACAATAGTGACAGTGGTGATGATGACTTAACGGGAATTGTGCACTTTGAGTGTTATTAAGCGCAGCGAAATTCAAGGAGTAGTTCTGGCAACAATGCATGTACAAGGTaagaacataataacaattagtaatatgtttcatttatgttGTAAGGCGATgattccaatattttaatttttttttttaaatacagtgatatcgcaatggggttttgttatgttaactattgcgtgtggatcgttggcgttattgttattttaagtatacatcattaaattaacttgatacaagttggtagataaaactgagttttttcttattctactgtgtatattgacaaattagtttaaccagttttatattaatttttaatttagcagctatgctatgtcagttgaaacttttgtagtgtataatttgtatctactatcgtaaatcctgaagcttacacggttagtatatgataaattgaattttaatggctaacaaagcgtaacaattacaattctgaactgttgtcgtcgttggagatcaagaataatataaattcctaccctttctcaatttatgagaaccctttcttaccaccaggtatctctactgcgaactcattaagaagggtgagctatgaacacaatttcggcagaacatagtcattgttaagatcacgtacatccggtccaaATATTTCCAAGACTTCcggtattgaattccccatcataaaagtccgtcgccgtaacttcaaaagagtctagaaatgttcaaatattctcaaggtctcctatactaaattgctcatcataaaagaccaccgtggtaagaacataagggtctagaaaataacgttggcaaacactacaatattcggctcccgccacaactatgagccgggagccgaaaattctcagtagggttagttgcaccgtattcactcccctactttagattgtgcccccacgcgctcaactcctccactcctcacgcgcatcccaccggtcatgctataacttccctagagtacccCAAGGTTCAGTTCTTGGCCCTCTTCTTTTCTTGATTAGTATTAATGATCTACCTTGTAATGTCAAgaccaaaacatttttgtacgctgatgacacgtcTTTTATTAGCATAAGTAATAGTATTAACGACcttaaaaatactgtccattctGTGATGGCTGACGCAT
The Homalodisca vitripennis isolate AUS2020 chromosome 4, UT_GWSS_2.1, whole genome shotgun sequence DNA segment above includes these coding regions:
- the LOC124361013 gene encoding uncharacterized protein LOC124361013 is translated as MDETYIHSTHTKTNGWTDGTTSGLKTPLSKGQRLIIVHAGGEGGFINNALLTFKSGKKSGDYHDDKNYENYERWVNTKLIPNLKDNSVVMIDNAPYHNKQDDPAPTTSSRKAEMIKWLSERNIVHSSTMFKPELYNLIQAYKPTYKKYKIDEIFSKSGHTVLRLPPYHPDLNPIELIWSLLKERVAKKNVTFNINTVEQLVKETCDSITQEDWRKRCDHTISVEQTYMELECQIDEMIERIVVRLGEDSNSDEWDEESGSDEDREPIVDNSDSGDDDLTGIVHFECY